CGATTTGGATCAGCGAGGCGCGCACAGTACCACCGTCCTGGCATTCAAGCCGTCAACTCGGGCCTACGATCGTCACACGAAAGCACTGCCGGGGTGCTCACCGGCAGCGTAGTTTTGGAAGCAGTCCACACGCTTCCAGAAAATGCGCCACTGAACAGCACGCGAGGGGTCCCGTTGACCGTCCAGCCGCATCCCAGCCTCCAGCCCTATGCCGACGCGTGGACGCACTCCATCGAGGCGATATCCGAGCTGGTCCTCCCCCTGACGGAGGGCGAGTGGAACCGGGCGACACCGTGTCCCGGCTGGTCCGTCCGTGATGTGGTGTCACACATCATCGGCATCGAATGCGAGCAGCTGGGGGATCCGCGGCCGATCCACACCGTCGCGAGGGACCTGCGGCACGTGGTCGACGAGTTCAGCCGGTACATGGAGGTGCAGGTCGACGTCCGGCGCCACCACACCGCGCCGGAGATGACCTCGGAGCTCGAGTACACGATCATCCGGCGGTCGCGGCAGCTGCGCAATGAAAAGCGGGATCCGGACACCATGGTGCGGGGGCCGCTGGGCGACCAGGTGACCCTGGAGCTCGCACTGCGGCTGCGGGCGTTCGACGTGTGGATCCACGAGCAGGACTTGCGGGCGGCGCTGGGCGTGCCGGGGAACTGGGACTCGCCGGGGGCGTTCGTGGCGCGGGACATCCTGCTGGCCGGGCTGCCGAAGGTGGTCGCGAAGCTGGCGGGGGCGCCGACGAACTCGGCGGTCGTGATCGACGTGCACGGTCCGGTGGAGTTCATGCGGACGGTGCGGGTGGACGCGGAGGGGCGCGGGACGGTGGACGGGACGCCGTCGCTGGGGCCGGCGGTGACACTGACGACGGACTGGGAGACGTACGTCCGCCTCGCGGCGGGGCGGGTCCGGCCCCACGCCGTGGCCGACCGGGTGAAGACGGAGGGCGACCCGGAGCTGGCCGCGGCCATCCTGGCGAACTTCGCCGTCACCCCGTAGCCGCCGGGCGGCGCGGACCGCGTACGGCGCCCCCGCCCGCCCCTCACGGCGGCCCTCCTCCCGCCCCTCACGGCGGCCGAGAACCGCTCCTGTCGATGTCACGTCCCTGTCATGGACGGGACAACACATGGCAGGAGAAGGAGGGTTCCGGGGGTGTGGTCAAGGATGTCGGCTGCCGCGGTACCGGCGCCGGAGCGGCTCGACTGGTTCACCGACGTGATCGCGCAGGAGCTCGTGCCCACGGCGATCCGCAGTGAACGCGTCCGGGACTTCTGGGCCGAGGCGTCCGTCCTGGACCTCGGCGGCGTGCAGGTGTCGTCGTTCGAGTTCAGCTCGCTGCGCTCGCAGCGCACCGCCGCCCACGTACGGCGCAGCGATCCCGAGCAGTACCAGCTGGGGCTCGTGACCACCGGGGCCATGTCGCTCGCCCAGAACCGCAGCGAATCGGGTCTGTTCACCGGGGACATGGTGCTCTGGGACACCTCGCTGCCGATGGACTCGGACGCGGTCCCGGATGTGGACGGGGGCCGGATCCGGGCGATCGTCCTGTCCTTCCCGCGCGATGCGCTGCCGCTGCGCGGCGCCCGGGTCGAACGACTGCTGGCCCACCGGATCCCGGGCGGCCACGGCATGGGGGCGATCCTCGCCCAGTACATGAAGTCGCTGGCGGCGCACGCGGCCGACTGCGGACCGGCCGAGCTGAACCGGCTGGGAACCATCGCGCACGACCTGGTCGGCGCCTGCCTGGCCGGGCAGCTCGGCGCGCAGGACGAGCTCGCGCCCGAAGCCCGCACCCGTGCCCTGCTGGAACGGATCGAGGTCTTCGTCGACCACAACCTCGGCGATCCGGAGCTGACACCGTCCGCCGTCGCCGCCCGGCACGGCATCTCGCTGCGCCGCCTCCAGCAGCTCTTCCGGGACCGGGGCGAAACGGTGGCGGCCGGGATCCGGCGGCGCCGGCTGGAGCGGTGCCGGGCCGATCTCGGGAACCCCGGGCTGCTCACCAGCCCCGTCCACACCGTGGCGCGGCGGTGGGGGTTCACCAACGCCTCCGTGTTCAGCAGGGCGTTCCGGGAGGCGTACGGGACGAGCCCCACCGAGTTCCGGCACCGGGCGGTCCGGGAGGCCCGTTCGCTTGCGCGCAACGTCAACGGGCCGTGCGCACCAGGTACATCCGGGGGCCTCGTGCGGCCGTAGGGTCGGCATGGCCCGGGCCGGGCGGGACTGGACGGGGGTCTGTCCCGCCAGGCCCCTGCCGGGGGTCGGACCGGCTTCGGGTGCCGCGCCGCCGCGTAAGCGGAGCCCGGCTGCGCCGGTCAGGCCGGGGTGGGGCTGGGGGCGTCCGAAGCGGGGCGGCTCGGGGCCGGGGCCGGTGCGCGGGTGCGTTCGGTCTTCAGGGCCGCCGGGCGGAGGCGGAGGATTTGGGTCAGGCCCAGGAGCTGGACCGCGAAGACGGACGAGAAGGCGATCCGGTAGTCGTCGCCGGTGGCGTCCAGCAGGAGGCCCACCGCCAGCAGGGTCGTCATCGAGGCCAGGAAGCCGCCCATGTTGGTGATGCCTGACGCGGTGCCCTGGCGCTCCGCCGGGTTCGCCGGGCGGGCGAAGTCGAAGCCGATCATCGAGGCCGGGCCGCAGGTGCCGAGCACCGCGCACAGCGTGGCCAGGAGCCACATCGGGGCGTGGGGGGCGGGGTAGGCCAGGACCGAGGCCCACAGCACCGCCGTGAGGGTGACCGTGCCGAGCGCCAGGGGGATCCTGGCCGACTGGCGGCGGCCGATCAGCTGGCCGTAGACGAGCCCGAAGCACATGTTCGAGGCCACCACCAGCGTCAGCAGCCCCGCCGCGGTGGTCCGCGCCAGCCCCTGGTCCTCGACCAGGAACGGCATCCCCCACAGCAGCAGGAACACCATCGCCGGGAACTGGGTCGTGAAGTGCACCCACAGGCCGAGCCGGGTCCCGGGTTCCTTCCAGGAGTCCCGGATCTGGCGGCGTACGAAGCTCCCGCCGCCGCCCGGGGACGCCGGCGGTTCGTGGCCCTCCGGGTGGTCCTTCAGGAACAGGACCAGAGGGATCAGTACGGCCACACCCGCCACCGCGCTGCCCGCGAACGCCGGGACCCAGCCGACGCCGTGCAGGACGGGGGCCAGCACGAGCGTGGAGACCAGGTTGCCGGCCATGCCGACCAGGCCCGCCAGCTGCGCCATCAGCGGGCCGCGCCGGGCCGGGAACCAGCGGGTGCCCAGCCGCAGCACGGAGATGAAGGTCATCGCGTCGCCGCAGCCCAGCAGGGCGCGCGCCGCGAGGGCCATCCCGTACGAGGGCGAGAGCGCGAAGCCGATCTGGCCGGCCGTGAACAGGACGGCGCCCAGCGTCAGCACCTTCTTGGTGCCGAGCCGGTCCACCAGCAGGCCGACGGGTATCTGCATGCCCGCGTAGACCAGGAGTTGGAGGAGGGAGAAGGTCGAGAGGGCGGAGGCGCCCACGTGGAAGCGGTCCGCCGCCTCCAGTCCGGCCACGCCCAGGCTGGTACGGAAGATCACCGCGACGAAGTAGACCGCGACGCCGATGGACCAGACCGCCACCGCCTTCCGGCCCCCCGGAGGATCCTTGAACACCACGGGCCCGGTCACCGGCCCGGCCCCCGCACCAGCGCCTCGACCCGGCCCACATGGCCCCGTACGGCGGCGGCCGCGGTCTCCGCGTCCCCGGCCCGCAGCGCTTCCAGGATCTCCGCGTGCTCGGCCAGCGTCCGCTCCACGCGCTCGGGGTGCGCGTGCAACAGGGCCACGCCCATCCGCAGCTGCCGGTCGCGGAGCTGGTCGTAGAGGCGGGAGAGGATCGCGTTCCCGGCGCTCTGCACGATCTCCGCGTGGAAGCTCCGGTCGGCGGCCATCATCGCCGCGAGGTCGCCCTCGGCGGCGCGGCGGCGCTGCTCCTCCAGCAGCCCGGCGAGCCGCTCCAGCAGGCCGGGCGCCGACGGCACGGCCCTGCGTACGGTGAACTCCTCGACCAGCAGCCGGGTTTCGATGACGTCGGTGATCTCCTGCGCGGAGACCGGCAGCACCAGCGCGCCCTTCTTCGGGTACAGCTTCAGCAGCCCCTCGGTCTCCAGCCGCAGCAGCGCCTCGCGGACCGGCGTGCGGGACACCCCGACGGCGTCGGCGAGTTCGCCCTCGGTGAGGAGGGTGCCGCCCTCGTAGCGGCGGTCCATCAAGACGGCCTGCTTGACGTGTCGGTAGACGCGTTCGGCAGCGGTGGCGGCGGTCGGGGCGGGGGGTGCGGCTGGCGGCATGCGCACAGGATAGATACATGAGGGGTGCAACGGTCGCCCCGTCCGGGATGTGGACCGCCGCCCCGCGCCACTGCATCGAAGGATGTACCCGGGCTTCGTCCACCCGCAGGACGTACGGGGGCCCGCGCGCCGGGACGCTGAAGTCATGGCCCACACGACCCTCGTCGCCCCCGCGGTGACCTCGACCCGGCTCCCGCTCCTCGACGTCCTGCGCGGCGCCGCCATCCTCGGCACGCTCATGACCAACGTATGGATCTTCGCGTCCCCCGGCTCCGAGTGGGGCGTGCTCCAGGGCGGCATGAATCCGCCCGACCCGCTCACGGACCCGTCCGCCGCCAACATCGCCGAGAACGCGTTCCGGTTCCTCGCCGACGGGAAGTTCCTCGCCCTGCTGACGATCCTGTTCGGGGTGGGCCTGGCCATCCAGTACGACTCCGCCGCGCGCCGCGGCGAGCCGTGGCCCGGGCGCTACCCGCGGCGGGCCGCGTTCCTCTTCATGGAGGGGACCGTCCACTTCGTCCTGATCTTCGCCTGGGACGTGCTGATGGGGTACGCCGTCACCGCCCTGCTGGTGGCCCGGCTGCTGGCCCGCTCCGAGAAGGTGCAGCGGGCGATGATGTGGACCGCGGGCGGACTGCACCTGGCCCTGATCGGCCTCGTGACGCTCGGGGACCTGGCCAAGGCGGACTCCGGGCCCAAGACCCTGGACCCCGAGGCCGCCCGGCTGTACGCCCACGGCGGCTACCTCGACCAGATCGCCTTCCGGCTCGACCACGCCCCCGCCCTGCGCATCGAGCCCGTCTTCACCTTCGGACTCCTGGTCTTCCTCTTCCTCCTCGGCATCCGGCTGTACCGCGCGGGCGCCTTCGCGCCGACCGCCGCCGGGCGCCGGATCCGGGTCCGGATGGCCGCCTGGGGCCTCGGGCTCGGGCTGCCGCTCGGAGCCGCCGCCGCGCTCGGCGGCCACGACTTCTTCGTCCTGGGCCGCTACGGCATCGCCCCGCTGGTCGCCGTCGGGTACATCGGCCTGATCGGCTGCGCCCTCGACCGCTTGCGGATCCCCGGGGCCGGCGCCCTCGGTTCCGTCGGGCGCACCGCCCTGTCCTGCTACGTCGGCCAGAACCTGCTCTGCATGCTGCTCTGCTACGGCATCGGGCTGGGCCTCGCCGACCGGCTCGGCGGGAGCGGGCCCTGGTGGGTGATGGGCCTGTGGGCGGCGGTCAGCCTCACCCTGCTCGCCGGGTCCCGGCTCTGGCTGCGCCGCTTCGACCGGGGCCCGCTGGAGGCCGTACAGCACTGGGCCCTCAGTCCCCGTGGCCCCCGTCGGCCGCGGCCGTGACCTCCACCTCCAGGACGAACTCGTCGTACGGGGCCTCCTGCGGGTAGGGCGGGCGGATCTGCGCGAAGCGGATCCGGGCCCGCCCGCCCGGGCAGCGGCCCCGGACGACGTACGTCCGCTCCAGCGGGGCGCCGGGCAGGACCTCGACGGGCGGCGGCGGGGCCTCGTTCACGGAGACGGCGTCCGCGTCCCCGGTGACCTGCCAGGTCCACACGTACCCGCGCGCACCGCGCCCGGTGAGCCGCAGCTCGTACGATTCACCGGCGCCGAGGGCGACCTTGCGTACCTCCACCCGCGACGACCTCCCGCTCAGGCGGGGCCGATCACCGGCCCCTCGTGCCAGCCCACCCCGTCACGCCAGTAGTGCTGCAGCCGGCGGTCCGTGCGCAGGACGATGACCTCCAGGTTGAACCCGAAGCTGCCCTGAAGCATCCCGGTGACGGCGAGCGCGTCGTGGCCGAAGGCGGCGCTGCGGCTCCAGGCGGAGCCGGAGGCGTTGCCGCGCCACCAGTGCTCGATGCGGCCGCCCGCCACGACCGCGCACAGCTCGTAGTTCCCGGCGGTGTCCTCGTCGGCCGCCCCGTACTGCGCCTCGATCAGGCAGGGCGCGGAGGTGATCCCGCTGCCGAAGACCTCCCCGGGGCGCCAGGCGAACCCGTTCGGGTCGTCGCGCCACCACAGCTGCATCCGGCCGTCCGTACGGGTGGCGACGAGGTCGAGGTGGCGGCTGCGGGTCTGGATCAGGGCGGGCCCGAAATGAGCGATGTCGGAGGCGAAGCGGCCGCCGTCGTTCCAGGTCCAGGGGGCGCCGTTGATCCGCCACCAGTGGTTCAGGCGGCCGTCGGCGGTACGGACGACCACCTCGAAGTTGCCCGGCTTGCCGTAGTCGCTCTGGATGAACGCCGGCGTCGAGCCGATCGCCGCGTCGCCCGGCCCGAAGGCGCCGCCGTCGCGCCAGACGCCGGCGGACTGCTCGTAGTACCAGTGGCGCAGCCGGCCGCCGGTGGTCACGTGCAGGGACTCCATGTTCCGGTTGTAGGTGGTGCCGGTGAAGGCGGGCTGGCCCGAGGCGTCGTTCGCGTAGGACTTGGCGCGGGCCCACGGGTAGGGGGCGTCGCCCTCGCGCCACCAGTGCTGGAGGCGGCCGCCGCCGGCGGCGGCGAGCATCTCGAAGTTGCGGTGGGCGCGGCCGTTGCCGCTCTCGTAGACGTTGCCGGTGTGCAGGCGGCGCTTGCTCCACGGGTCGATGTTGGTGCCGCGCAGGCCGCATTTGGCCCAGTAGTCGATCTTGACCTCGCCGTAGGCGATCCGGCCGTATCCGCCGACGTGGTAGCCCGTCCCCCAGGAGTTCTTGAACAGCCAGCAGCCGGCGGCGTCGTCGTAGCCGACGATCAGCACGCAGTGGCCGCCCGCGAGGCGGTCGCTGGTGCGGTGGTAGACGCCGGAGCCGAGGCCGAAGAAGTCGTCGTACACGTCGAAGCAGGCGGTCAGCGGGCCGACGGTGTCGAGCCAGACCTTCTGCTGCTCGACATCGCCGAGGCGGACGTAGTCGGTGATCCGGACGGTACGGCCGGACCGGTCCCAGCTGGGCGTGTACTCGGCGCGCCAGGCGTCGCGGCGGTCGGCGGGGACGGTGGAGGGCGGCGGGGAGTAGGGCCAGCAGTCCGGATCGGCGAGGCCGCCGTTGGTCTTGACCCAGTCGAGGGCGGTCTCCGGGTTGGAGCCCTGGCCGCAGGTGAACTTCAGACCGTCGTGGACGTCCCCCTCGGACCGCTCCGCCCATACGTCGTGCTCGATGCGGGCCATGGACTCGACGAGGCCCGCGGCCCCGAAGGCCCAGCAGGAGCCGCACGGGTTCTGGTCCTTGACCTTGGTGATCCAGGGCCAGCCCCAGCGGGCCCGCCAGTCGACGGCGGCGGGGCGGGCTGCGACGACCGGCCCGCCCTGCGCTGCGGGCAGCAGCCCGTGGGCGGCGCGGCGCCGGGTGAGGTGCGGATTGCCGCTCTCGTGCCCGATGAGCCCGCGCAGGTCGACGGCGCCCGCCTCCTCGGCGGGCGTGAGGTTCGCCCCGGGTTCCAGGCCGAGGGAGGGCCGGGGCACGGCCTCCTCGTCGGCGAGGTGCTCGATGACGGACCAGCGCGCTCCGTGCTCCACGAGCTGCGCGCGCAGCTCCCCCACCGTCTGGACAGAATCGGACTCAGGCTCGACAGACTGCTCCGGCATACCGGCCCCCCAGCTGCAACCGTTCGGATGCGAGATCCGGGAGCGTCCATCCGGGGGCGGGGCGCGTCAAGGGTGTCTGCGAGGTCGCGCGGTCGCACAGGGGGTCGTACGGGGCACGCGCGTCCGCCCCCGGTGTCCGGGGGACACCGGGGGCGGACGGGGGCTCGGCGCGGAGCTACTCGGCCGGGTCCGGGGCGGGGGCCGGGGCGGCCTCCGGCATGCCGGGCAGGCCGAGACCGGTGAACAGGGCGACCACGGTGGTGCCGAGGTCGTTCACGACGTCCGTGGCCTTGTCCTTGGCGTTGGTCGTGCAGCCGCAGGGGCCGGCCGCCTTGGCGACTTCGTCGACGGACGCCTTGAGGTGGTCGACCGCGGCGGC
The Streptomyces sp. NBC_01296 DNA segment above includes these coding regions:
- a CDS encoding maleylpyruvate isomerase family mycothiol-dependent enzyme — its product is MTVQPHPSLQPYADAWTHSIEAISELVLPLTEGEWNRATPCPGWSVRDVVSHIIGIECEQLGDPRPIHTVARDLRHVVDEFSRYMEVQVDVRRHHTAPEMTSELEYTIIRRSRQLRNEKRDPDTMVRGPLGDQVTLELALRLRAFDVWIHEQDLRAALGVPGNWDSPGAFVARDILLAGLPKVVAKLAGAPTNSAVVIDVHGPVEFMRTVRVDAEGRGTVDGTPSLGPAVTLTTDWETYVRLAAGRVRPHAVADRVKTEGDPELAAAILANFAVTP
- a CDS encoding helix-turn-helix domain-containing protein, giving the protein MSAAAVPAPERLDWFTDVIAQELVPTAIRSERVRDFWAEASVLDLGGVQVSSFEFSSLRSQRTAAHVRRSDPEQYQLGLVTTGAMSLAQNRSESGLFTGDMVLWDTSLPMDSDAVPDVDGGRIRAIVLSFPRDALPLRGARVERLLAHRIPGGHGMGAILAQYMKSLAAHAADCGPAELNRLGTIAHDLVGACLAGQLGAQDELAPEARTRALLERIEVFVDHNLGDPELTPSAVAARHGISLRRLQQLFRDRGETVAAGIRRRRLERCRADLGNPGLLTSPVHTVARRWGFTNASVFSRAFREAYGTSPTEFRHRAVREARSLARNVNGPCAPGTSGGLVRP
- a CDS encoding MFS transporter, which produces MTGPVVFKDPPGGRKAVAVWSIGVAVYFVAVIFRTSLGVAGLEAADRFHVGASALSTFSLLQLLVYAGMQIPVGLLVDRLGTKKVLTLGAVLFTAGQIGFALSPSYGMALAARALLGCGDAMTFISVLRLGTRWFPARRGPLMAQLAGLVGMAGNLVSTLVLAPVLHGVGWVPAFAGSAVAGVAVLIPLVLFLKDHPEGHEPPASPGGGGSFVRRQIRDSWKEPGTRLGLWVHFTTQFPAMVFLLLWGMPFLVEDQGLARTTAAGLLTLVVASNMCFGLVYGQLIGRRQSARIPLALGTVTLTAVLWASVLAYPAPHAPMWLLATLCAVLGTCGPASMIGFDFARPANPAERQGTASGITNMGGFLASMTTLLAVGLLLDATGDDYRIAFSSVFAVQLLGLTQILRLRPAALKTERTRAPAPAPSRPASDAPSPTPA
- a CDS encoding GntR family transcriptional regulator, which produces MPPAAPPAPTAATAAERVYRHVKQAVLMDRRYEGGTLLTEGELADAVGVSRTPVREALLRLETEGLLKLYPKKGALVLPVSAQEITDVIETRLLVEEFTVRRAVPSAPGLLERLAGLLEEQRRRAAEGDLAAMMAADRSFHAEIVQSAGNAILSRLYDQLRDRQLRMGVALLHAHPERVERTLAEHAEILEALRAGDAETAAAAVRGHVGRVEALVRGPGR
- a CDS encoding DUF418 domain-containing protein translates to MAHTTLVAPAVTSTRLPLLDVLRGAAILGTLMTNVWIFASPGSEWGVLQGGMNPPDPLTDPSAANIAENAFRFLADGKFLALLTILFGVGLAIQYDSAARRGEPWPGRYPRRAAFLFMEGTVHFVLIFAWDVLMGYAVTALLVARLLARSEKVQRAMMWTAGGLHLALIGLVTLGDLAKADSGPKTLDPEAARLYAHGGYLDQIAFRLDHAPALRIEPVFTFGLLVFLFLLGIRLYRAGAFAPTAAGRRIRVRMAAWGLGLGLPLGAAAALGGHDFFVLGRYGIAPLVAVGYIGLIGCALDRLRIPGAGALGSVGRTALSCYVGQNLLCMLLCYGIGLGLADRLGGSGPWWVMGLWAAVSLTLLAGSRLWLRRFDRGPLEAVQHWALSPRGPRRPRP
- a CDS encoding protease inhibitor I42 family protein, with protein sequence MEVRKVALGAGESYELRLTGRGARGYVWTWQVTGDADAVSVNEAPPPPVEVLPGAPLERTYVVRGRCPGGRARIRFAQIRPPYPQEAPYDEFVLEVEVTAAADGGHGD
- a CDS encoding C1 family peptidase — its product is MPEQSVEPESDSVQTVGELRAQLVEHGARWSVIEHLADEEAVPRPSLGLEPGANLTPAEEAGAVDLRGLIGHESGNPHLTRRRAAHGLLPAAQGGPVVAARPAAVDWRARWGWPWITKVKDQNPCGSCWAFGAAGLVESMARIEHDVWAERSEGDVHDGLKFTCGQGSNPETALDWVKTNGGLADPDCWPYSPPPSTVPADRRDAWRAEYTPSWDRSGRTVRITDYVRLGDVEQQKVWLDTVGPLTACFDVYDDFFGLGSGVYHRTSDRLAGGHCVLIVGYDDAAGCWLFKNSWGTGYHVGGYGRIAYGEVKIDYWAKCGLRGTNIDPWSKRRLHTGNVYESGNGRAHRNFEMLAAAGGGRLQHWWREGDAPYPWARAKSYANDASGQPAFTGTTYNRNMESLHVTTGGRLRHWYYEQSAGVWRDGGAFGPGDAAIGSTPAFIQSDYGKPGNFEVVVRTADGRLNHWWRINGAPWTWNDGGRFASDIAHFGPALIQTRSRHLDLVATRTDGRMQLWWRDDPNGFAWRPGEVFGSGITSAPCLIEAQYGAADEDTAGNYELCAVVAGGRIEHWWRGNASGSAWSRSAAFGHDALAVTGMLQGSFGFNLEVIVLRTDRRLQHYWRDGVGWHEGPVIGPA